One genomic region from Macrobrachium rosenbergii isolate ZJJX-2024 chromosome 1, ASM4041242v1, whole genome shotgun sequence encodes:
- the LOC136840521 gene encoding uncharacterized protein translates to MVNLTDIPNKLPLEAVQDFGHWNYWGVGMNANIPSEVVLLNPVTGEEMASDVPLEPEIYAIVLVGTTADSCVSDTLNSCPYSKWGLISTNAAKEAFANVAITVCESGAEDTTTTLTSPTTSTGEQGTSTEANTTPTPSESTTTRLLTSSTEESSPTAIVETTTAKETTPIAEDCCYVETVSKDVHSIIKYY, encoded by the exons ATGGTCAACCTCACCGACATTCCGAACAAGTTACCTCTTGAAGCAGTCCAAGATTTCG GACACTGGAACTACTGGGGCGTTGGAATGAACGCCAACATACCGTCAGAAGTTGTCCTTTTGAACCCTGTTACTGGCGAAGAGATGGCTTCTGATGTCCCGTTGGAACCTGAAATCTACGCCATCGTTCTTGTGGGCACAACCGCCGACTCCTGTGTCTCCG ACACATTAAACAGCTGCCCCTACAGCAAATGGGGCCTGATTTCCACAAACGCAGCGAAGGAAGCCTTCGCGAACGTAGCCATTACTGTCTGCGAATCTGGTGCGGAAGACACGACCACTACTTTGACCTCGCCCACGACGTCGACAGGAGAGCAAGGGACGTCCACGGAGGCCAACACGACGCCTACCCCCTCAGAATCAACTA CCACGCGTTTACTGACATCGTCAACTGAGGAAAGTTCACCTACAGCGATTGTGGAAACAACAACAGCCAAAGAGACAACTCCGATAGCTGAAG